In Cyanobium sp. WAJ14-Wanaka, a single genomic region encodes these proteins:
- a CDS encoding LuxR C-terminal-related transcriptional regulator yields MASSPASNPAVIPVSSPEGAVSQREIEIIELVAQGLTNQEIAQSLTISKRTVDNHVSNIFTKTGAKNRVALLNWAMDNGKICRDGFNCCALDQT; encoded by the coding sequence ATTGCTTCTAGCCCTGCTTCGAACCCTGCCGTCATCCCTGTTTCCAGTCCAGAGGGTGCTGTTTCCCAGCGAGAGATTGAGATCATTGAGCTGGTGGCCCAGGGCCTGACCAACCAGGAAATCGCCCAATCCCTAACGATTAGCAAGCGCACCGTGGATAACCACGTGAGCAATATCTTCACCAAAACCGGAGCCAAAAACCGGGTGGCCCTGCTCAATTGGGCCATGGACAACGGCAAGATTTGCCGCGATGGCTTTAATTGCTGCGCCCTAGATCAGACCTGA
- a CDS encoding CYTH domain-containing protein — MALEIERRFLVRGEEWRELIAWQAHLQQGYLVSGPEGLTLRVRTATSTATAKAEAGQQAWLTLKTAASDGGLVRQEFEYDIPLADAQDLLAIAPSQLSKRRHGLSLAGGDWVLDVFEGSNAPLVVAEVELEHAEQSLLVPSWCHLELTGHSSLSNAALAHRPLADWPELQRQALLAGLADWPTAGQV; from the coding sequence ATGGCCCTGGAAATTGAGCGGCGTTTTTTGGTGCGGGGCGAGGAGTGGCGGGAGCTAATCGCCTGGCAGGCCCATCTCCAGCAGGGCTATCTGGTGAGCGGGCCCGAGGGCCTCACGCTGCGGGTGCGCACCGCCACGTCTACCGCAACTGCGAAAGCTGAGGCTGGCCAACAGGCCTGGCTAACCCTCAAGACGGCCGCTTCCGATGGCGGCCTGGTGCGCCAGGAGTTTGAGTACGACATTCCCTTGGCAGACGCCCAAGACCTGCTGGCGATCGCCCCCAGCCAGCTCAGCAAGAGGCGCCACGGCCTCAGCCTGGCTGGTGGGGATTGGGTGCTGGATGTATTTGAGGGCAGCAATGCCCCCCTGGTGGTTGCTGAGGTGGAGTTGGAACATGCCGAGCAGTCGTTGCTGGTGCCCAGTTGGTGCCATCTGGAGCTAACCGGCCACTCCAGCTTGAGCAACGCGGCCCTGGCCCACCGTCCCCTGGCCGACTGGCCGGAGCTGCAGCGCCAGGCCCTATTGGCTGGCCTGGCCGATTGGCCGACAGCAGGTCAGGTCTGA